DNA sequence from the Lycium barbarum isolate Lr01 chromosome 5, ASM1917538v2, whole genome shotgun sequence genome:
AagcaacttgtggtttagtgaattctTTCGAGGCTAtgattctcattcgaggacgaatgatcttaaggggatGATAATGTGACACTCCGCAAAAtccgagttaagtgtgaaagCGTCTTGGAGGATTAGCCTTCACTGTTTTCGTTAAATGTAAAATACGACCATAGGTTATAgcccgtaaattgaaatatggtccgtatttcctTGGGCGTATTTCACTGCCTTCCTAGGGTGCTCACTGTTTTGTTAATCGTTACATACGGTCACAGAGTACGgttcgtattttgaaatacggtccgtaaactctaGCCATATTTCACCAGCCGCCATCTGTGTATATAAATAGCgggattcagttaattttatgaCTTATTCTTGTTCCgataaaccctaaggacgaaaagcTTTTCTCCACATCTCCTAACATAAAGGTAAGAACatgtttaacattattaatcaatcctagcattaaacccatgactcttaacatgattcttgaatgaaaaacccagggtttgcaaagtaatccttctaaaggtgactcaagctagggATTTGGGTGCTCTTCATTGTAAAAGTAACTTGTTgattacgtaaggcttaattaaggtatgtctctttataAAACCTTCTTTGACGTATTTTTTTTTAGCAATGCCAATCAGCCTGATGCTGATGGATTTTATTAAAATGAATAATAGTATTTAcagaaaaagagaaataaaaaggacaaaaaaaaaatgaaaatctatactactctatcctaggaaatgaaagaaaagcCTAGGCCTTGTTTGAGCAGGCAAGTGTAACAATGAAAAACTGTAAACAAGAACActccttctttggattgatgTCATTATCAgccacctcaagctctcaccaggtgctatggtatcAAATCTCACTGAAAATCCTTCAAGAAGCAGTGTAGTCTGAAGCTCCTCCTAGTTACTGACCTTGTGCTGTCCTTATGCTGACCATAAACTGTCCTTATGATCAAGTTTACACAATCAGTCATGTGAAGTGTATGTAGCTGGATTAGGTAACTAAAGAAATCCTGTTAGTAGGATGAACATTcctgttaataccacacactaacaaGGATAACCTTAGTCATCCAACCAGGACTACAACAATCCTATGAAACTGTTATCATGAGCCTTTATTTGTTTGTGTAATTCAAACTTGTGTCATCTCTTGTTGGCATGATCAGCTGCATGTGATTTGTCTGGTTCTCTATTTCTGTATATCTTTGTTCTGAAATTAGGCATCATCATCTTATCAGCATtgagaattgtcacgacccaaccccgtgggccgtgactagtgccctagctggacacccatacacactcacttaccaaatcgatatatcaaggacttatccgtattcagcatacattaagttatgcagatattgaaatcagatgtcgtcttaagcggtcatatatagcaaaatatcacacagaagccggcaaggctggcagaaaacacatcgcccgaatatatatacatccatacacacatatatgggtcgtttcggccatcacagcaaacgggaccacttaagacacaaatcacagacatgACCACACAatgatgacccatgacccacatatatgtctacaagcctctacaaaccacaacagaaacatatgacgggacagggccccgccgtaccccaaatagtcatatatatacagaaacatgtacaacaaagatacgtaccaaaaatatgggctccggatcaaagggagcgctctaaagtagcagaataggtatcctacactggcgggtcaccagaacgaacgtctgcacctgcgggcatgaaacacagcccccgaagaaagggggtcagtacgaaatatgtattgagtatgtaaagcgtgaaatacagtaATCGATATCATAACTtaaataaggagtatggaaaatgattacagaatcagtatatcaaagctTGTTCTGAAAacatatataatgcaaataaaaaaaatcatgcatatggctcaggaacgtggtcgccactctgacgctggcgccacaacacatcatactccagaaggtttcaaatctccgtacaaccccgacacATATcgtaacatcataacacatcatacaccataacacatcataacaccatatataGGCGGTACCCGTCCCTTTAATAAGTGGCTcggcgaaccgtaacacatcatactgccgaatataacatagtgcgcacgacgacaaaaccggcccgggactcggcgaacgatataatagtagtgtgcacgagcggagtagtgagaaaccatatgcatataaataaataaattccaagactcgatggacaaatatatttaccgacatctgaaagctcagaaacaagtatcgggtcaatcggaattagtatacgaaagttatgagcttttgaagtacagaaccttctaaaagcgtttcagaagccatttttgggaaAGTCAAGTAACcatcatattaggtaccttttggatatcgttatggatcaaactaAATGGAGCTTTTTGAACCatgtgtacgtatcaaaatatgtatcaaagactttagtcatattaatcatcttttaaacaacattcggaaacatatcaactagaactccgaacatcataaatacgcatcaaaccatatggagtagcttatggaagtcaaggatattagccatcctagtggctctaagaataggattttctttaaaatcatacatatatgtcatttgctcgtttcataagggtcatgccaaaagaaagaaaggttaggctttacatacctcgctcgcctcctaagctaatcccaactcaagtctcgggctccccaagatctacaataaagttattaattaacaaacgttagctacaagtacttagaaattcaattctaactagcacttgtctacagaaatttcggtagcatctcccctgtaaatacaacaaccccgagaattcaactcggccaaatttatcaacaaccataccaacaatcatttcaacaataccaacaatcaatttggaacatattctaacattagtaacccgcacaacattcaaaacaatcccaCCAACTCCGCTCCACCCGAAActatacaaatgcaacaaaagccacaacaatTCATTTTCTTcgtccaaattcataaactacaacaacaattcacactttagcaacttcacttctcacaattacataaaatcatattaaaatcacattaattcctacaacaactcaCAACAAATTttaatgccgacttgaaccattaaaccttcatttacatcataaaggccacaacaacacaactaacatgctaaataaaattaattcatctttcctccaccatacaacaccacacggccacaatcacacacacacacccatacggcccacacacaacacataatatttccatgattttcattcatttctacatactacaacatacataaaccttctataacctataaaagaatagaaattcttacctttttcctcaatttcccacttgactaaaATTTTTGGACTGGCcaccaagagtagttttcttgctttaacaattataccacattgaagaggacctttgaattagtaggaatactagaagaattataatttttggatcaaagattgaaggcttcaaatttttcttttttttttcttggccgaGAGGCCCTTCTCTCTTGCTCTccaatttctttttcttgaaggttcttgaattgatgaataatagtggcccttttctctttttatttactcAATTTAGCttctacatgggccttggcccattccccctttggccggccaccttgggcctcttttttttccaagcccaattattcatgactaattttttgtaattcatgaaactattttccaaatttccaattttgcccttagccttcctcaatatttccgcatcaatattttcatgaacaacttatgtattaaataagatcaaaaatattgcattatctcttactagtcacaattatctcaaattatccaaatgtacaaattacgggatataacaagaatcTTCCTTGCACCTGTTGGTAGTTCAGCAAATGAATGAAAGTTaactgtacctgcaaaatcaaaaaccaggttAGCTAAAAAATCAGCAAGTGCATTGCCTTCCCTAAGGATATGAGCAAACTGCACTTGGCCCTTATTCCTCCAAAAGTTGATCTTATTAACTTCCATACTAATCTTCCATGGGATCTCCCATCTACCTTGAATAATGTTTATCATGGACAGAGAATCTGATTCAATCATTATAGGCACCAGATCATTTTTAATACAGAATTCAATTCCATCCAATATAGCTACAGATTCTGCTGTGATGTTAGTTTTATCAGCTATTCTTCTTGCCCCAGCATATATCAGGTTTCCAACCTCATCTCTAATGCAGAATGCAACTGAACTCAATCCTGGATTACCCCTAGAGGCCCCACctgtattgcacttgaaccagCCAGCATCAGGAAATTGCCATTTCACCATCTTATATGCAATTCTAGGCCTATAATCCTCCAAGTATTTCACCAGTTGAGGCCATTCATCTGGAACTTGTCTCAACCAAGGATATAATATCTTCACCAGTTGCTACAGATTATAGTTGATCCCATGTATGACCTTTAGTTTATTCATCTTACCCCCATGCATGATAGTATTTCTCCTCTTCCATAGTTGTCAGCATATGAATGCAGGTGCAGCCTGTATGACTGCTTTGAGCTTTGTAGGACCTTGCATATACCACCATTGTATTATTTTCTGATGAATCTGGATCCTTGGCACAACTATCCCCACAGCTGCATTGTAATGCTGCCAAATTTCTGCTGCAAAATCGCTTGTAAGGAATAGATGTTGAATTGTCTCCTCTTGATGAGAATTCAAAGAACATCTACATCTAGATACAATGCTGATATTCATTCTCTTTAGTACATCATCCACTGGTAATTTGAACTTCCACAACCTCCAAAAGAAGAATGATATTTTGAATGGAACTCCTTTGTGCCACAACTTTGAAAAGTTATCAGCTGTTTGAGCCTTTCTCCTGAGCATATTCCAAGCACTCCCTACATTGAAGTCTCCTGTAGTGCTAGGCATCCACCAGGATTTATCTTTCTCCTCTGAATGTTCCACTATACTCAGTTGTTGTAAGATATGATCACACACATTAATTGGCAGTTTTGCATGCAATTTATGTGCATCCCAGCCATCTGCATTCATAAAGTGTGAAACTTCCTCAATGCTAATGTCAATCTGAAAATCTGGTGGTATTACCTGTTTGAGTGGACCAAGCTTAGTCCAATTATCTTCCCATACATCACATGCTCCATTTTTAGGTTCCCACCATATCTGATGATCCACCTGATCCCTTGCCTCTAGCATTCTTTTCCACAATTGTGATCCACCTTTCCACTGCACTTTTGTAGGCTTCTTCTTCTTGAaatatttattccacataaaggctaaccataatgtatttgatgttctaaatttccaccataatttggcaaaaagggccttGGACAAATCCTCTAGAGATCTGAATCCTAatcctccttcttcttttggtaaacaaatcttgtcccaagaggaccagtgcctgcttttaccttcttccttgGTACTCCAGTAAAACCTTGCAAAGATTTTATGAAGCTTATTAATGGTATATTTTATGGAAACAACAGCTGACAGCATGTATATTGGAATACTCTGAAGCACACTATTAATAAGAACAGCCTTTCCACCAAAAGAGAGCAGCTTTCCTTtccaattttgcagcttgttttTCACCTTCTTGATAAGATCATTGTAGTATACCTTTTTCCTCCTTGAATGAAATATAGGACATCCCAAGTATGTTAATGGAAATTGATCCCTTTTAAAGCCTGTAATCTGCTCCACCTGCTGAGACAGTGCACCAACAATCTTATCATGCATATAAAAGGAACTCTTGCCTTTATTGATCAGTTGACCAGATATTGCCTCATATTCCTGCAGTATCTTCATGATTCTCTTCAATGACTCCCCTTCTGCAGATGCAAAtattatagtatcatctgcatatgccagatgattgatattttgactccatttaggcatgccaTAGCCCATATACTCAGCATTATCAAATTCTGCATTTAGAGCTCTTGATAAGACCTCTGCTGATAAAATAAACAATGAAGGTGAAAGAGGATCACCTTGTTTAACACCCCTAGTTGAGTGGAAAAATCCTTTGGCCTGACCATTAAATAGgatggaataccagttatttTCAATCAACCTCCAAATCATGTCAATGAATTGACTAGCAAATCCCATTCTGCTGAGTACCTTTATCAAATATGACCAAGATACTCTATCATAGGCTTTTGCCATGTCTAATTTGATCACTACATTTGCTGGTTTGCCTCTTTTTCTAATGTCTGTCACTATTTCTTGTGCCAATAACACATTCTCAATAATACTCCACCCTTGAACAAAACCTGCTTGATTAATAGAGATCAGCTGTGGTAACACACTCTCCAATCTATCATGAACAACTCTTGACATCACTTTGTTGATAAATTTGCTTAAACTTATAGGTCTTAGGTCTGAGTAACTTTGAATCAACTCCTTCTTTGGTAGTAACACAAGATTTGTGTGAGTGACTGATTTTGGAAGTGTATGACCTTGAAAGAAAGCCACCACCATCTTGTATACATCCAAGCCAATAATTTCCCAACATGTCTGGTAGAACACTCCAGGAAAGCCATCAGGTCCACTAGCACTTGCTCCTCTAAGGTTGAACACAGCCTTTTTGACTTCATCAACACAAGGCATTTgacaaagaagatcatttctgtTTTGGTCAATCAAAACAGGAATGAGTGACAACAAATTTTCATCTCCAATTAActcttcttgtgaaaattgctgaGTAAAAATGCACAGCCTCATCTGCCATTTGATCTTCATCCTCAATCCATGAACCATCTGagttttgaattcttttgatctGCAATTTCTTCCTTCTTCCCTTTACTAAATTATGGAAAAATCTAGTATTTTTGTCTCCATCTAGAAACCAATCCATACCTGATTTTTGTCTCCAGTACTCCTCTTCATAATGCAAATATCTCTTAGTCTCAGCCAAAGCTTTCTGCAAAACCACTCTATTTACTTGGCTTGGGTTTTGTTCAAACAATTGTTCCTTTAACCTCACTATTTCCTCCCTTATGATCAACTTCTTGAATATATCTCCAAACACTTCCCTACTCCATTTGCATAACCCTCATTTTAGCTTTTTCATCTTGCTTTTGAAGTTTATGAAAGGATCATCATGCGTGACCAACTTTTGATGCTTATCCCCATAGGTACACATAAGTGGAGCATGATCTGAACCAGTTGTGCCTGACTGTATCTAGGAAAGATGCGTGTTCTATCCAGAAAGATAGAAATTTAAAAGGTTTGACCAGCTTTTGATGCTTATCCCCATAGGTACACATAAGTGGAGCATGATCTAAACCAGTTCTTGCTAGATGTTCCACTTCTATGTGTCCAAAGTTGTCCAGAAGCAATGAATTCACCAACATCCTATCTAATCTCTCAAAAATACATGTTGCATctgctctaccattccaccaggtGAAGGGACTACCCTTAAAATTTACCTCTTCAAGCTCACAGGAGTTTATGCAAAAAGCAAAGTCTTCTATATCCAGAGGTTGAAAAGGATTGCCCCATATCTTCTCTTCATCATTCAAAAccacattgaaatctcctcctactAACCAGGAACAAGATAAGATATTGGAGAGATGATAGATATCCTCCCATAACTCTATTCTTTCAGAAGCACTACATTTAACATATACTAAAGTACTAATAAGATACTGATTCAGATCTTGTAAAAACAGCTTCAAAGTAATTTGTTGAGGGGAGTCCATCAGAACTTCTACAACTATATTACCAGCCACAAAATACCAGATTTTACCATTACAGTTAGCATTGGCTAAACACATGCCCAATCTTCTTATATACTGGTTTATTGTCCTGACCTGTTGAAAAGGCTCCATGAGAGCAATCACAAAGAATTTGTGATGTCTGTTTAACATTTGAACCCTATGAAAGGCTTTTTGTGTCTTCACTGACCTAATGTTCCAAATGAATGAGTTCAACATCATTTAACATTAGATTTAGTAGCATTCCTCTTTGGTACCACCCTGAGTGGAATTTGCTTGTCAATAGCATTCTTCTTGCCTTTCTTCTGACCCTTATTGTTAGACTTGCTATTAGGAGATATATCTGCCTGCTTAAGAatgttttccttatttttcttAATATTCTCCTGTTTGTCTTCTCTGTGGAGATCTCTGACATCCTCCTCTCCTTCCCAACCATCTATATTATGAGAGATCAGGTCATGTAATTCTTTGACTGGAGAAGACTTTATACAAAATGTCACCTGATGATCAGTCTGTGAAATCACCATTGCCTTTTCTGAAGAAGAATGATCTGGTGGATCTGCATCTTGCTCCACATACACCTGCTCTTGAGCCAATATTGTTGCCTCTATGGATTGCACATATTCCTGCACTTTTTCTTCTCTTTACTCAGGATTATGAGTTATCACTGAGGGACAACCCCCTGAAAGCTCTTTTACTGCATCTAATCTTGTATCCTGAACATCCACATGCTCATCATGTTCTTGATGATCATTTTGTTTTTGCACCTCCTCTTTGTCTGGATTATCTACTGTTCCTTGTTCTGCAGTATTGGTGCCTGTTTGTCCATCAGTTTTACCATGTTCTCCATCTTCTTATTGGTTTTCTCCTGTATTGAATTCCTTTTCTGCTTCATTGATGCCACCATGAATTGATTCTTCCACACTGTCGCTTTTACTAGAGTCTCCCACAACATTACTTTGTATTCCATCATCATATTGCCTTTCCTCCACCTCGTCAGCCAAGGAGCTATGAGTTTCTTTTTCCTGAAAAGTGCCTGGCATACCTTCCTGAACATCTGGTTGAATGATATCTGTATTATTCAACCTTGTCTCCACCTGGTGACTTTGATCATCCTTGTTGTCATTTACATTAGAAGTCTCCTCCTCATCTTTGGATGTACTTGTACTTGGTATCTCTCCTTCCTGCACAGTGTTTAGTACATCAAACTTGTTTTCCACCATCACCTGTACTTCTGAAGCATCATCTTTCTTTGCAGCACCATGATCAATTGTGCTTTCATTCCCCTTATCAGAAGTAGTAGTTTTTGGGACATACTTCATATAATAATTTCTGCCATTATGCCATCTACGTGCCTCCTGCTTGCCTTTATCCTTAACAGCTTGTGCCTGTTGATTTCCTGTATCCTTCACCCCTTTATCTGAGCCTGTACCCTCAACATCTGATGTTTTCTTCAATTCAGGATGAAGGATTCTACACTCATCTCTAGAGTGGCCTTGAATCTTGCATTCAGTGCAGTATTTTGGAAGGAAATCATATTTAATTTTGACTTTCATCTTCCTGATGTCCTTTGTATCCTCATTTTCTATTTCCAACATCAGAAACTGAGGTAATTCAGCAAGAAGATCAACTTGGACTTTAACTCGAGCACAGCTAGgtcgagtcttgtttatggttgcCAAATCCAACTGTAAAGGCTTTCCAACAGCAGAAGCCATGGTAAACAATGATTCTTTGACAAAAAAAGTAGGTAATAAGTTTGGAAAAGAGATCCACGCCATTGCCTGAGATGTTTCTTCATTCACTTTGAACTTAGAATCATAAATAAGAGGCCTAATCTGATAGGTAACACCATTTTTGGCCTTCAAATAATATGCTCCTCTAGATGTAAGATTAATAAAATCTTCCATCAATGAACATCTGATCAAAACATGTCTTGGCCTAAATAATCCAACCTTACAGTCACCTTTTAATCCACATTGTGATGGTATAATATTACGAAGCTCTTCCAGCTCCGGCCACCCATGGGAAAATTTGCCAATTACTGCATGTTGAAGGTCTTCCAATATCTCCATTCTTTTGATTTCAGCCTCAGTCCACTTCACCATTGGAATACCATCAACATACGTTAGATTATTACTAGGGATAGGTTCACATTGCTGCTTCAATGATGCACAGATTTCCTCTCTACCCGTTAATGTATTGGCAAAGCTTTTTGAAGAGTTAGGGTATGTAAAAAAGTTTACGTTAGGGTTTGAAGAATTAGGGTTTggttgagatgaagaagaaggtaGTATATTGGATTGAGGTAAGGGTGGGAAAATGATGGAGGAGGTTAGAGGGAGAGGCTGGTCAGCTGCCAACGACGACTGACCAGTGGCCGGACTGGCCATATTACGGCTAGGTTAGGAATTGTAGTATTAgggtttgcatgaattttgaggagagagaagagagctttttaAAAAacatgtctctcttttaaaaaccttattatggatgcatgtcttcttctcaaaggttctttattgaataaaaaggtgaagttttcatacaaaaccctaattcatgttttgattATGATTGGTGTGCGTGAGGCGGCAAGCCCACactaaaccttgattgtattatcctctatgcatgtacataaaatcatacccgttttcttctataagagatggtcATTAATGAGGGTTAATTGTTGGCATGTATGTTTTAAAAAGGACCTATG
Encoded proteins:
- the LOC132639614 gene encoding uncharacterized protein LOC132639614; this translates as MMLNSFIWNIRSVKTQKAFHRVQMLNRHHKFFVIALMEPFQQVRTINQYIRRLGMCLANANCNGKIWYFVAGNIVVEVLMDSPQQITLKLFLQDLNQYLISTLVYVKCSASERIELWEDIYHLSNILSCSWLVGGDFNVVLNDEEKIWGNPFQPLDIEDFAFCINSCELEEVNFKGSPFTWWNGRADATCIFERLDRMLVNSLLLDNFGHIEVEHLARTGLDHAPLMCTYGDKHQKLVKPFKFLSFWIEHASFLDTVRHNWFRSCSTYVYLWG